The Salvia miltiorrhiza cultivar Shanhuang (shh) chromosome 2, IMPLAD_Smil_shh, whole genome shotgun sequence DNA window ATGAATTCCCCGTCTAGGTTATCCTCAACCTCGTATATTTTGTCATCGCCATCCATATATATCTTGCGAAACTCGCATCCAATCAATGAGGCTTGAATCTCCTCTTGAACCTCTTTGAACACTGAATTCGTGTAGACAGCTGCAGCATGTTCCTCAAGCTTGAGCTTGGTATGAATCCTAGGGGAACGAGTCTTATCCGCCAAAGTCAACTTATGATAATTGTGACGTTGAGCATCGACGACACTAGCAATAGTTAGTATATAGCAACACAAGGTCTGAATTTTTGTTCAGGAATCGTTTGAAGAGCTGTTTTCACTCTCAGATAACGAGGTGGTTCGAAACAAACCGCTCATATTTACGTCTATGAAATATGCCGGAATCCAGTACATGCGATCCTCATACATGTCAGAAAGCCATCTATTAGAAGCAAGATCGTATTCCTCTATCATATCTTTCCAGTTTTCTTCGAATACCTCAGGGTCATCATGATCAGACCAAACTATTTTGTCATACTTGGATCTGAAATTAGAATCGTCCCTCAGTCTCAAAGGCAGTTTCTCCGTAACCTTAATGTTTGTGTGCCACATGCAAAACCTGAAACATTGATAATATCGACGTAAATATACAGTACACGTGCATGGTTAATGTTTTAATAAAGAATAACATTTGATTATTTAATCAAACGATGAGTATGGAGTTCAACAAAACATGAATAAAGTTCAATCTTATTGTTTCGGGGACATGTACCATTGAATATCACGCACTTATTATTACAATGAGTATGGAGTTCAACAAAACATGAAGAAAGTTCATTACATATGAGACCTCAAAAATCTTACTATTACAATACCTGTGACGTGTCTCTTTTCCATGTTGCCGCAACTGCTTTCTTCAGTCTCGGGTCTTGATCTGTTATTAACACACGAGGTGCATGTCCCATAATCTCTAGAAATTTTTCTAGATACCATGAGTAGGAGTCCATATCTTCACGGGATATCAGAACCGCGCCAAATGAGATGCATTTACCGTAGTTGTCTATCCCAGTGAATGCAGTGAATATAAGTTTGTACCTATAAACAAATGATAGCTGAGCTTAATAAGTACGAATAGATTCGGTGCGTAGCCATAAAAACTTGTGATCTAACTAACAATATAACCTTCTAAACacacataaatataaaaaatgaaaataaaattaagattaTAATCAACTGTCTAATATGATCTATTTACCTATTTGTGCAGTAAGTAGCATCAAATGAAAGAGCTTCACCAAATAACTTATAGTTCTTAACTGCGAGTTCATCGATCCAAATCAAACGTCGCATTTTTTGTTGTTCATCAATATCATGAAAATATCTGAAACCTAATCCCAACTCCTGTTTGTTGAAAAATGCTTCCAACAACATGTGTGCATCCGAGTCCTTTAAGTTTACTTTCAAGTCTCGAACGTAATTCTTGAAGTCATTGCTAGTACATCCCACCTCTTCATAACTGCCGACTATTTCTCTGTACATTCGAAAAGTACGCATCAGACCAATATTCGCCTTTATACCAGACACAATGAGCATCTGAGGAATTTTCCCAACTTCCCTATTGCTAGGCATCAAATGACGAGTGGGACCAGGAACCATCAAATGGGTGTGACCTTCCATAAAGAACCGTATATAGTAACGTCCACCGGTTGTAATTTGGAGCTTCACTTTGGCCATACAATTAGCGCGGCAAGATGTAGTGCCCAATCGCACTTCAAAACCACATGCCTTTGCATAATTCTTGTAAAACGCAACGCCTTCATCTAAGGTATCGAACGTTTTTCCAACATGTGGTTTGATGGACTCGTTGCATGGAGGGAAGTGATGTTCAGAATTCGTAATCGTtgaatattttgaaaatttcgAGTAAGGTTCATTACAGAAGcgaaaaaaatcaacaaaataggaaaaaagtTCGACAAAGTTATgaatgataaatgaaaaatgcACATAAAATTATTGTCATTCACGATTCTGAGACATGCAAaaaacaactaaaaaaaaacataagtgATGGATCGATAATATCCGTGTTCCTTCAACAACACAACAAATTAAACTACAACATCAAACAAAATAGGAATGTTATATATCATGTTGATCTTCTCTAAACATACCTTGACTATCCATTGAATCTCCAGTATTACAATTGGATTCTAACATGATACTGAGAAATCTCTTGAAAGCAAAGTGTGATTAACAAATCTGTTGCGGCGACGGTATTGAAACATGTTAATACCTAGGTTTTACATAAAGTGATTAAAAGATATACTCTTAATCCATAACTtccaaaaatacaaaaattatatCCCATCAAATTAGCTACGTAAATTGTATTGTGAATATTCAAAAGTCTATAGTACCCTTAAACTAAATATAAACGACAGATGGATTGAATGCCTTGAAACCGTTGGATCTTAATATTTCAAAGGCTATGATTAATTCTCACTTCTCAAATTATTTGTACTTCACAATTGAACtcttgcctatatatatatatatatatatatatatatatatagggaaaagttCTATAGAAACACAAAGTTAGACAGAGAAAGGAGACGAAATATCGTGCGTTGATTTGTAGAACATATGTTATCATTGATGGATGTTTATTGAACATGAACCAGTTGAATGTAGAACATGACTAGTTGACTGTCTGGATCGAAGAAGAAGGGGACGACGGCAATTCTCACCGTTCGCCGAGGGAGATGGGGTCATTGATGGTGATAATCGAGAAGGCGCCAGAGGCTGCTGCCCGTTCTGATGAGAGAGCGAAGGAGATGGAGGCGGTGGAAGACGGGAGGGCGGCGGTGACAGTGAGCCTAGGGGCTGAGCAGAGTAGTTCATCAGAATAAGAATAACGAACCTGCCCTTGAACATGCGTCATTGACGATGAGGTTGGTCCTGCGAGACAACATTCGCCGGAGAGGAGGAAGGGGCCGGGGCGGTAGAATTGGGGATATAAGGTTTTACAGAGGGAGAAGAAGATAGAGACGATGGAGAGGAGGAAGGGAATGTgagatatagagagagagagagagagagagagagagacgaaggAGAGAGAATGAGTAATTTTAGGGATTGCAAATCTTTCCAAATTTTGTTCATAGTGTTTTTACCTTGTTAACCTTTTGAACGAATTATACATTAAATTAAGCCAAcaaatgattaaattaattataataacttTTAATCTGGTTCCTTGATCGAATCTCATCTAACGAACTAGAATCTGTCTcctttctctatataggggactGTTTCTATTGAAttgaaccctatatatatatttgagcaaataaatagaagaaaatatTTTCCGGATTTTAGAAATTGTCATGGATGATTATACGATTTTCTATattctctatttttatttttcttatgtccttattttaatcatttttatccATATATTCTTCAATCCTATATCTAATTTATAGTAGTCTATGACTActagagaatatatatatatatatatatatatatatatatatatatagattgcatattttttaagtgcacagtttcttttgttgactaaatcctaaccattagatctaatatttaaaaggtcaagattaggttcctagttctcattttaacataggtttttattagaacctcttcctatatatatatatagggagaggttcaaataagaaccactaaataaaattagaacagagaaccattttaaaccgttcgatcatcaagatctacggtggatgcatcatcttggtggatgaatgcagatcctgggttcgaatcctgaagggagcaaaaaatttattattttcgaatgcattaaatttaatagcgaatgcattaatttatatagtagatgcattgattttaatggttcttatgttctcacgataagtgtggttctcactataaccgcaccctatatatatctatatatagaatggctaaaataagagcatttctgaagatataaaataagaatcattttcagcccttagatcatcaagatctacggttgattcgtaatcatgttggatggatttatagtcctgagttcgaatcccaaaggtagcaaaaatttatttttcacaattcatacctttatacaacgaattcaaacgtgttctacataaaattcatacattaaaaattgctcttatttcttattttaagatgttatctcacggtagcccatccctatatatatatatatataaggattaGATATAACGGTAAATATTTctttaaacctcaaattatGTTCACACAATCAATTATATCTTGAactattgaaaaatattttttaagacTTAAACTATCGATTTTGTATTAATTGTACCCTTCGTCCATTTTTCActctttaaattttcaattaataaagcatataatgATGTTGTTTTATGGAGTAT harbors:
- the LOC131009655 gene encoding protein FAR1-RELATED SEQUENCE 5-like, whose amino-acid sequence is MAKVKLQITTGGRYYIRFFMEGHTHLMVPGPTRHLMPSNREVGKIPQMLIVSGIKANIGLMRTFRMYREIVGSYEEVGCTSNDFKNYVRDLKVNLKDSDAHMLLEAFFNKQELGLGFRYFHDIDEQQKMRRLIWIDELAVKNYKLFGEALSFDATYCTNRYKLIFTAFTGIDNYGKCISFGAVLISREDMDSYSWFCMWHTNIKVTEKLPLRLRDDSNFRSKYDKIVWSDHDDPEVFEENWKDMIEEYDLASNRWLSDMYEDRMYWIPAYFIDTLCCYILTIASVVDAQRHNYHKLTLADKTRSPRIHTKLKLEEHAAAVYTNSVFKEVQEEIQASLIGCEFRKIYMDGDDKIYEVEDNLDGEFIVRHIHDEDYLVCNCKLFIRKGTICKHIFLVLKNMKFDKIPQKYIVKRWCKYSVIYPGEDQFVQPNMSSEFPPSGDFRFLKVVGEIIGFLQERRFSQFYGSAPIESPTVLPPDVAKTKGSGAGGRRKSDKEKAFLLADRPLRLCRKCNTKGHHDSRNCPTKDACS